The sequence TAATACTGTTAAAGATGATAAAATATAGATATTGTTTTTGAAATTATTTTGAAAGGTAATGATATGGGGAAAAATATTACATACTGGAAACAGGGGGTCAAAGATGGTATTCCAATATGTCTCGGATATCTCGCGGTATCTTTTACATTTGGAATTGCAGCCAGAAATACAGGGCTGACTTCATTTCAGTCTTCACTTATGTCAGCGACTAATTATACATCGGCAGGTCAGTTTTCGGCAATAGGGTTAATAGGAGCATCAGCTTTATATTTTGAAATGGCTGTAACACAGCTTATTATCAATTTACGTTACTGTTTGATGTCATGTGCCTTATCTCAAAAATTGAAAGAGAAAACTCCATTGATACATAAGTTTATTATGGCTTTTGGAATTACAGACGAGATTTTTGGTGTATCGGTATGTACTGACGGAAAATTAAATCCTTTTTATA is a genomic window of Sebaldella sp. S0638 containing:
- a CDS encoding AzlC family ABC transporter permease, which encodes MGKNITYWKQGVKDGIPICLGYLAVSFTFGIAARNTGLTSFQSSLMSATNYTSAGQFSAIGLIGASALYFEMAVTQLIINLRYCLMSCALSQKLKEKTPLIHKFIMAFGITDEIFGVSVCTDGKLNPFYIYGAMSVAMPGWVLGTFLGVISGDILPLGIIRILSIALYAMFIAVIVPPARGNKVLAGLIILSMLLSFTFSKIQILSLISPGFRIIILTVLIAGAATVIFPLKEEEYEG